One genomic segment of Longimicrobium sp. includes these proteins:
- a CDS encoding aldehyde dehydrogenase family protein — translation MTDTATLDIQPGRLFIGGEWQDAASGSTFDTINPATAEPLTQVAEAGAEDVDRAVRAAREAFESDAWQNLDARKRGKLLYAIADRLEERADELAALETMDNGKPVREARMIDIKESIDCFRYYAGWADKIAGDVIPVPGPYLNYTRREPVGVCGAIIPWNYPLQMAAWKVAPAIACGNTVVLKPAEQTPLTALELARAASDAGLPAGVLNVIPGFGESAGGALVNHPDVDKIAFTGSTAIGKLIQRQAADSLKKVSLELGGKSPNIVLDDADIEAAVRGASMAIFYNSGQACTAGSRLLVHEKIRDEFVEKLLKRAAGFVPGDPMNPKTRLGPLVSEEQLDRVLGYIEKGKQEGAELLLGGDRVEVGGKRGYFLNPTVFGNVTPRMTIACEEIFGPVLAVQTFSDMDEAIQIGNASEYGLAAAVWTRDVRKAHHVAHKLRAGTVWINTYHNLDTASPFGGYKQSGYGRELGRYALDLYTQVKSVWVNLA, via the coding sequence ATGACGGATACGGCGACGCTGGACATCCAGCCGGGACGGCTGTTCATCGGGGGCGAGTGGCAGGACGCCGCCTCGGGCAGCACCTTCGACACCATCAACCCCGCCACCGCCGAGCCGCTGACGCAGGTGGCCGAGGCGGGCGCCGAAGACGTGGACCGCGCCGTCCGCGCCGCCCGCGAGGCGTTCGAGAGCGACGCGTGGCAGAACCTGGACGCCCGCAAGCGCGGCAAGCTGCTGTACGCCATCGCCGACCGGCTGGAAGAGCGCGCCGACGAGCTGGCCGCGCTGGAAACGATGGACAACGGCAAGCCCGTGCGCGAGGCGCGGATGATCGACATCAAGGAGTCGATCGACTGCTTCCGCTACTACGCGGGGTGGGCCGACAAGATCGCCGGCGACGTGATCCCCGTTCCCGGGCCGTACCTGAACTACACGCGCCGCGAGCCGGTGGGGGTGTGCGGGGCCATCATCCCCTGGAACTACCCGCTGCAGATGGCCGCGTGGAAGGTGGCGCCCGCCATCGCCTGCGGCAACACCGTCGTCCTGAAGCCCGCCGAGCAGACGCCGCTCACCGCCCTGGAGCTTGCTCGCGCCGCATCGGACGCCGGACTCCCCGCCGGCGTGCTGAACGTGATCCCCGGCTTCGGCGAGAGCGCCGGGGGCGCGCTGGTGAACCACCCTGACGTGGACAAGATCGCCTTCACCGGCTCCACCGCCATCGGCAAGCTGATCCAGCGGCAGGCGGCGGATTCGCTCAAGAAGGTGTCGCTGGAGCTGGGCGGCAAGAGCCCCAACATCGTGCTCGACGACGCCGACATCGAGGCGGCCGTGCGCGGCGCCAGCATGGCCATTTTCTACAACAGCGGCCAGGCGTGCACCGCCGGCTCGCGCCTGCTGGTGCACGAGAAGATCCGCGACGAGTTCGTGGAAAAGCTGCTGAAGCGGGCGGCGGGCTTCGTTCCGGGCGACCCCATGAACCCCAAGACGCGCTTGGGGCCGCTGGTGTCCGAGGAGCAGCTGGACCGCGTGCTGGGGTACATCGAAAAGGGCAAGCAGGAGGGTGCGGAGCTGCTGCTGGGCGGCGACCGCGTGGAGGTGGGGGGCAAGCGCGGCTACTTCCTGAATCCCACCGTCTTCGGCAACGTGACGCCGCGGATGACCATCGCCTGCGAAGAGATCTTCGGCCCCGTGCTGGCGGTGCAGACGTTCAGCGACATGGACGAGGCCATCCAGATCGGCAACGCGTCGGAGTACGGGCTGGCGGCCGCGGTGTGGACCCGCGACGTGAGGAAGGCTCACCACGTCGCCCACAAGCTGCGCGCGGGAACGGTGTGGATCAACACCTACCACAACCTCGACACCGCCTCGCCCTTCGGCGGCTACAAGCAGTCCGGCTACGGACGCGAGCTGGGCCGCTACGCGCTGGACCTGTACACGCAGGTCAAGAGCGTGTGGGTGAACCTGGCGTGA
- a CDS encoding enoyl-CoA hydratase/isomerase family protein produces the protein MATLAADVPTEPQTLVHYEVQDGVAIFTLDDPPANTYTHEMMRQIDACILRARFDNTVDVIVITGKGEKFFCAGANINMLQKADPTWKYYFCLHANETLLKLEHTPKLVIAALNGHTVGGGLEIAMAADLRIARRGAGKIGLPEVALGVLPGTGGTQRLTKLVGTSKAIELMVQGNNIDFDEAAAMGIVNRVIDAEGRDAFLASVLEYARQFTRPNKATFAVGNIKRSCQSGAELPLEQGLALERELQALLFNSQDAKEGLNAYVEKRTAQFTGK, from the coding sequence ATGGCAACGCTTGCCGCTGACGTGCCGACCGAACCCCAGACGCTGGTGCACTACGAGGTGCAGGACGGCGTGGCGATCTTCACCCTCGACGATCCGCCGGCCAACACCTACACGCACGAGATGATGCGCCAGATCGACGCGTGCATCCTGCGTGCGCGGTTCGACAACACGGTCGACGTGATCGTCATCACGGGCAAGGGCGAAAAGTTCTTTTGCGCCGGCGCCAACATCAACATGCTGCAGAAGGCCGATCCCACCTGGAAGTACTACTTCTGCCTTCACGCCAACGAAACGCTGCTGAAGCTGGAGCACACGCCCAAGCTGGTGATCGCGGCGCTCAACGGCCACACGGTGGGCGGCGGGCTGGAGATCGCCATGGCGGCCGACCTGCGCATCGCGCGCCGCGGCGCCGGCAAGATCGGCCTCCCCGAGGTGGCGCTGGGCGTGCTTCCCGGCACCGGCGGCACGCAGCGGCTGACCAAGCTGGTGGGCACCAGCAAGGCCATCGAGCTGATGGTTCAGGGCAACAACATCGACTTCGACGAGGCCGCGGCCATGGGCATCGTCAACCGGGTGATCGACGCCGAGGGGCGCGACGCGTTCCTGGCCTCGGTGCTGGAGTACGCCCGCCAGTTCACGCGCCCCAACAAGGCCACCTTCGCCGTCGGCAACATCAAGCGCTCGTGCCAGAGCGGCGCCGAGCTGCCGCTGGAGCAGGGGCTGGCGCTGGAGCGCGAGCTGCAGGCGCTGTTGTTCAACTCGCAGGACGCCAAGGAAGGCCTGAACGCCTACGTAGAAAAGCGCACCGCGCAGTTCACGGGCAAGTAA
- a CDS encoding TetR/AcrR family transcriptional regulator has protein sequence MSTDERSAYDEKLESILRAAARIFAEKGYHQASIRDIARATGVSLSGLYYYFNSKEELLFLIQDHAFGTLLNNLERLLAGEEQPHRRLRLLMENHLRYFIANTAEMKVLSHEAEALTGDFRRRVNAKKRRLTEIALDILREIRPGGDVDLRVATFAMFGMMNWLYNWHRADRDVPLDKIVDDMYRIFLEGFQPAGAKVPALAREATPGESRPSIWRSGADE, from the coding sequence ATGAGCACGGACGAGCGCAGCGCGTACGACGAGAAGCTGGAGAGCATCCTTCGCGCGGCCGCCCGCATCTTCGCCGAGAAGGGGTACCACCAGGCCAGCATCCGCGACATCGCGCGCGCCACGGGCGTCAGCCTGTCGGGGCTGTACTACTATTTCAACAGCAAGGAAGAGCTGCTCTTCCTGATCCAGGACCACGCGTTCGGCACGCTGCTGAACAACCTGGAGCGGCTGCTGGCGGGCGAGGAGCAGCCGCACCGGCGCCTGCGCCTGCTGATGGAGAACCACCTTCGCTACTTCATCGCCAACACGGCCGAGATGAAGGTGCTCTCGCACGAGGCCGAGGCGCTGACGGGCGACTTCCGGCGGCGGGTGAACGCCAAGAAGCGGCGGCTCACCGAGATCGCCCTCGACATCTTGCGGGAGATCCGCCCCGGCGGCGACGTGGACCTGCGCGTGGCGACGTTCGCCATGTTCGGGATGATGAACTGGCTGTACAACTGGCACCGGGCAGACCGCGACGTTCCGCTGGACAAGATCGTCGACGACATGTACCGCATCTTTCTCGAGGGATTTCAGCCCGCCGGCGCCAAGGTTCCGGCGCTGGCGCGCGAGGCCACGCCCGGCGAATCCCGTCCGTCGATCTGGCGCTCGGGCGCCGACGAGTAG